The following coding sequences lie in one Manis javanica isolate MJ-LG chromosome X, MJ_LKY, whole genome shotgun sequence genomic window:
- the LOC118972158 gene encoding small integral membrane protein 10-like protein 2A, translating into MAPAAALSGLAVLLSRSAGVGGSYRAFCKGLTRTLITFFDLAWRLRMNFPYFYVVASVILNVRLQVHI; encoded by the coding sequence ATGGCGCCAGCGGCGGCCCTGTCGGGCCTGGCGGTGCTGCTCTCGCGCTCGGCTGGGGTCGGCGGCTCGTACCGCGCCTTCTGCAAGGGGCTCACGCGCACGCTGATCACCTTCTTCGACCTGGCCTGGCGGCTGCGCATGAACTTCCCGTACTTCTACGTCGTGGCCTCCGTGATTCTCAACGTCCGTCTGCAGGTACATATTTAG